One genomic window of Sporosarcina ureae includes the following:
- a CDS encoding ATP-binding protein, whose protein sequence is MLNTLDINRYLESSLFKIVLDEDGDILDMTEAVKLLIPKDFIPHHISEIFDPSLSEQIERRLFLLKTETIADQTVLTGHINVPNKNLEPCYIIYQQYNGKAILTIKIGEQNHKLHQLYESAYLTATIPMALVNESGYIISTNDLFSEMFPDQISNELLHLQDLFNLMVPTSSFSFEEYILKALTQESSTVKMSYTYNGIQRCQEVMLKLDCRTQMFVLRIVDITEKERLFEQLAHSDQLCTTGEIAASIAHEVRNPMTTLQGFLQLLEHEVTGNAQMYVNVIQDEVKRMNEILNEMLALSKPVVDEITIFSLSVLVEDVLILLRPKALLDQIHLVNEFNATGSLLIKANPNRIKQVFINLLKNAMEAMSANDTLSVLISEGDHRNIDIFISDTGIGMEKEQLDTIFLPFITNKPGGTGLGLPFVKKTIQEHGGSISVTSEVGKGTVFHLTFPKISVPESE, encoded by the coding sequence GTGCTAAATACACTAGATATCAATCGTTATCTAGAAAGTTCGCTTTTTAAGATCGTCTTAGATGAAGATGGCGATATACTTGATATGACGGAAGCTGTTAAATTACTCATACCTAAAGATTTCATACCACACCATATATCTGAAATATTTGATCCTAGTTTGTCTGAACAAATAGAGAGACGGTTGTTTCTGTTGAAGACAGAAACGATAGCCGATCAAACTGTATTGACTGGTCATATAAATGTGCCGAATAAAAATCTTGAACCTTGTTATATTATATACCAGCAATATAACGGAAAGGCGATATTAACAATAAAAATTGGTGAACAAAATCACAAATTGCATCAACTTTATGAAAGTGCTTATTTAACAGCCACTATCCCAATGGCGCTAGTGAATGAATCGGGGTATATTATTTCGACGAATGATTTGTTTTCAGAAATGTTCCCAGACCAAATTTCTAATGAATTATTACATCTACAAGATCTTTTTAATTTAATGGTTCCCACCTCTTCGTTTTCTTTTGAAGAATATATCTTAAAAGCATTAACTCAAGAATCTTCGACAGTGAAAATGTCTTACACATATAATGGAATACAGCGTTGCCAAGAAGTAATGTTGAAATTGGACTGTAGAACACAAATGTTCGTCTTACGAATTGTTGACATTACTGAAAAAGAACGTCTATTTGAGCAACTGGCACACTCCGACCAATTATGCACGACTGGAGAAATTGCTGCAAGCATTGCACATGAAGTACGCAATCCGATGACAACGTTACAAGGATTTCTCCAACTACTGGAACACGAAGTAACCGGAAATGCACAAATGTATGTAAACGTCATTCAAGATGAAGTCAAACGCATGAACGAAATATTGAACGAAATGCTAGCACTATCAAAACCAGTTGTTGACGAAATCACGATATTTTCATTATCCGTTTTAGTAGAAGACGTACTTATATTGCTTCGCCCTAAAGCATTGTTGGATCAAATTCATTTAGTGAACGAATTTAATGCAACGGGGTCATTATTAATTAAAGCAAATCCTAACCGTATTAAACAAGTATTCATTAATCTTCTTAAAAATGCAATGGAAGCCATGAGTGCAAATGATACATTGTCTGTCTTGATAAGCGAAGGTGATCATCGTAATATAGATATCTTTATATCTGATACAGGGATTGGAATGGAAAAAGAGCAACTTGATACTATTTTCTTACCGTTTATTACAAACAAACCGGGAGGAACGGGTTTAGGCCTTCCATTTGTTAAGAAAACCATTCAAGAGCATGGCGGTTCTATATCAGTTACTAGTGAGGTAGGTAAAGGAACGGTTTTTCATTTGACATTTCCAAAAATCTCCGTCCCAGAATCAGAATGA
- a CDS encoding TrkH family potassium uptake protein, translating to MRLSREFFHKFTPAQIIAFYYFLAIASSFLLLNLPGVYKPGVKVAFIDSLFTAVSAVSVTGLSPISIGETYSVFGLCMIMLVLQLGGIGIMSLGTFFWLLVKKKIGMRERQLIMIDTNQYTLQGVVQLIRQIIQIIVAIEIIGGGILTLYIYRFYNSFSEALLNGMFMAVSATTNAGFDITGSSMVPYHDDYFVQLILMILIILGAIGFPVLIEVKSFFSKKVPHFRFSLFTKITTATFGILLLVGTLTIWLLESFNSFKGMSWHQQFFTALFHSVSARSAGLVTYDVTQFSEATDIFVSALMFIGASPSSVGGGIRTTTFAIALLFLINFARGNDVIHIFKRQIKLIDVFRSYAVILVACFMVLAALLLLLLTEPGIPVIPLLFEITSAFGTCGMSLGITGDLSVTGKLIIMALMFIGRVGLISFIYTIGGKSNKTPYHYPQERVIIG from the coding sequence ATGAGGCTTTCCAGGGAATTTTTTCATAAGTTTACTCCAGCACAGATTATCGCTTTCTATTACTTTTTGGCCATTGCGTCCTCTTTTCTCTTATTGAATTTGCCAGGTGTATATAAACCAGGTGTGAAGGTGGCCTTTATAGACAGTTTATTTACCGCTGTGAGCGCAGTGAGTGTCACGGGGTTGTCACCTATTAGTATAGGGGAAACTTACTCTGTATTCGGCCTTTGCATGATCATGCTCGTACTTCAGCTCGGTGGTATCGGCATCATGTCGTTAGGAACGTTTTTCTGGCTACTTGTGAAAAAGAAAATCGGCATGAGAGAGCGACAACTGATTATGATTGATACGAATCAGTACACATTACAAGGCGTCGTTCAATTAATTCGTCAAATCATCCAAATTATCGTTGCCATCGAGATTATTGGTGGTGGTATTCTAACGTTATATATTTATCGTTTTTATAATTCGTTTAGTGAAGCACTATTGAACGGCATGTTCATGGCAGTGTCTGCAACTACAAATGCAGGTTTTGACATTACCGGTTCGTCGATGGTGCCTTATCATGATGATTATTTCGTGCAGCTCATCCTCATGATATTAATTATTTTAGGTGCGATTGGATTCCCAGTACTGATTGAAGTAAAAAGCTTTTTTTCGAAAAAAGTACCACATTTCCGCTTTTCACTTTTCACCAAGATTACGACTGCGACATTCGGGATTCTGTTACTGGTAGGTACATTAACCATTTGGTTACTAGAATCATTTAATTCATTTAAAGGAATGAGCTGGCATCAGCAGTTTTTCACAGCGTTATTCCATTCAGTTTCTGCACGATCGGCAGGCCTCGTGACTTATGATGTGACGCAATTTAGTGAAGCAACAGATATTTTTGTCAGTGCGCTCATGTTTATTGGGGCTTCACCAAGTTCAGTAGGCGGTGGTATCCGTACGACGACCTTTGCTATTGCGCTATTATTTCTTATTAATTTTGCAAGAGGGAATGACGTCATACACATTTTTAAACGCCAAATCAAACTGATTGACGTATTCCGATCGTACGCGGTTATTCTCGTAGCATGTTTTATGGTGTTGGCGGCTTTATTGTTGCTGTTACTTACGGAGCCAGGGATACCTGTCATCCCGTTGTTATTTGAAATTACATCCGCCTTCGGAACGTGTGGTATGTCGCTTGGTATTACAGGTGATTTATCAGTGACCGGCAAATTGATCATTATGGCACTCATGTTCATCGGTCGAGTAGGACTGATATCGTTCATCTACACGATAGGTGGCAAGTCGAATAAAACACCTTATCATTATCCGCAAGAGCGTGTTATTATTGGGTAA
- a CDS encoding TerC family protein codes for MDPILLEYAWVLLVLIVLEGLLATDNAVVMAVMVKHLPKPQQKKALFYGLLGAFVFRFTALFMITFLVKFWEIQAIGAMYLLFISGKSIYDKITHKPEGHPNKKPKKQSGFWMTVLKVELADIAFALDSMLAAVALAVTLPELGNFHIGGINGGQFAVMLLGGMIGLIMIRFAAKQFVVMLEKYPTLETAAFLIVGWVGVKLVVLTLAHPELLIIPEAFPHSTLWKTTFWVVLLILAIGGYLLAVAKSKVKANR; via the coding sequence TTGGATCCGATTTTATTAGAATATGCATGGGTACTCTTAGTACTAATCGTACTCGAGGGCCTATTAGCAACAGACAACGCAGTAGTAATGGCCGTAATGGTCAAACACTTACCGAAACCCCAACAAAAGAAAGCACTATTTTACGGTTTATTAGGGGCATTCGTCTTCAGATTCACCGCACTCTTTATGATTACGTTTTTAGTGAAGTTCTGGGAGATCCAAGCAATAGGTGCCATGTACTTATTGTTTATATCCGGTAAAAGTATATATGATAAAATTACCCATAAACCAGAAGGGCATCCGAATAAAAAGCCTAAAAAACAATCTGGGTTCTGGATGACTGTATTAAAAGTGGAACTTGCTGATATCGCATTCGCATTGGACTCTATGCTTGCCGCTGTTGCACTTGCGGTAACGTTACCTGAGTTAGGTAACTTCCATATCGGTGGTATCAATGGCGGACAGTTCGCTGTCATGTTACTAGGTGGTATGATTGGTTTAATCATGATCCGTTTTGCAGCGAAACAATTTGTAGTAATGCTTGAAAAGTATCCAACATTGGAAACAGCAGCATTCTTAATTGTTGGGTGGGTAGGTGTAAAGCTAGTTGTGTTAACTCTTGCACATCCTGAACTCCTAATCATTCCAGAAGCATTCCCACACTCTACATTGTGGAAAACGACATTCTGGGTTGTATTGTTAATCTTGGCAATCGGCGGATATCTACTGGCCGTGGCAAAATCTAAAGTGAAAGCTAATAGATAA
- a CDS encoding B12-binding domain-containing radical SAM protein: MNIVLSTLNAKYIHTNIAIRYLKAYAAPEFQCELAEFTIHDPTLSIVSELYQHSPDVVGFSVYIWNIEETIKVIRLLKLTSPKTVIVCGGPEVTYDYDQWLKRVPEIDIIAIGEGEKTFKDILQAVDGQTDLSSVQGIAYRAEGKLKITAPGPKLDLRELPSPFRFTEDVPQLPNRVMYIETSRGCPFSCQFCLSSIEVGVRYFNRDAIKEDIRYLMQHGAKTIKFVDRTFNISRSYAMEMFQFLIDEHLPGTVFQFEITGDIMRPEVIQFLNDNAPKGLFRFEIGVQSTNDLTNELVKRRQNFTKLSRTVTMVKEGGKIDQHLDLIAGLPEEDYASFRDTFNEVFALRPEELQLGFLKLLRGTGLRIQAEQYGYRYIDTAPYEIVSNNVLSFDDMLKIKQTEDILEKYWNSGRFIHSMEYIVTELVDTPFDFFQLFGAYWEKQGWSRIGHQFEDLFTRLERFLEEILNIDTSIAESLLKMDYLLHQKFLPRKIWWNSEVPEEELKEVYQLLLRSPHLLGDTFESSGYTERTIRKQVFVTKTSAKLKEDLSIIKDPGYLIVQYTPGEKAQHYHLSEQVLETVYP; the protein is encoded by the coding sequence ATGAACATCGTTTTATCTACCTTAAATGCTAAGTATATACATACCAATATCGCAATTCGCTACTTGAAAGCATATGCAGCACCTGAATTCCAATGTGAACTGGCTGAATTTACCATTCATGATCCTACACTTTCTATCGTTTCAGAGCTATATCAACATTCTCCAGACGTCGTGGGTTTTAGCGTATATATTTGGAATATAGAAGAAACTATAAAAGTAATCCGTCTGCTGAAACTGACGAGTCCTAAAACCGTTATAGTTTGTGGTGGACCTGAAGTAACGTATGACTATGATCAATGGTTAAAAAGAGTACCGGAAATCGATATTATTGCGATAGGAGAAGGCGAAAAGACATTTAAGGATATTCTTCAAGCGGTCGATGGACAAACTGATCTTTCTTCGGTACAAGGCATTGCATATCGTGCAGAAGGAAAGTTAAAAATTACAGCTCCAGGTCCTAAATTGGATCTTCGTGAACTCCCCTCCCCTTTTCGTTTTACGGAGGATGTTCCACAACTACCAAATCGTGTAATGTACATCGAAACAAGTCGCGGCTGTCCATTCTCTTGTCAATTTTGCCTTTCTTCAATTGAAGTAGGTGTTCGATACTTCAATCGAGACGCTATAAAAGAAGACATTCGCTACTTAATGCAACACGGCGCCAAAACGATTAAATTCGTCGATCGTACATTCAATATTAGTAGAAGTTATGCCATGGAAATGTTCCAGTTCCTAATAGATGAACATCTACCCGGAACTGTCTTTCAATTTGAGATCACAGGCGATATCATGCGACCAGAAGTAATTCAGTTTTTAAATGATAATGCACCTAAAGGCCTATTCCGATTTGAAATTGGCGTCCAATCCACTAATGACTTAACAAATGAATTGGTTAAAAGAAGACAAAACTTCACTAAATTATCCCGAACAGTCACAATGGTAAAAGAAGGCGGAAAAATTGATCAGCATCTTGATTTGATTGCCGGACTCCCTGAAGAAGATTATGCATCTTTCCGTGATACGTTCAACGAAGTATTTGCTTTACGCCCCGAAGAATTACAGTTAGGCTTTTTGAAGCTATTACGTGGAACCGGTTTACGTATCCAAGCCGAGCAATATGGTTATCGTTACATCGACACCGCTCCTTATGAAATTGTATCAAATAATGTGCTGTCTTTTGATGATATGCTGAAGATTAAACAAACAGAAGACATTCTCGAGAAATATTGGAATTCAGGTCGATTCATACACTCTATGGAGTATATTGTCACAGAATTGGTCGATACGCCATTTGACTTTTTCCAATTATTCGGAGCTTATTGGGAGAAGCAAGGCTGGTCACGAATCGGCCATCAGTTCGAAGACTTATTCACCCGCTTGGAACGCTTCCTAGAAGAAATATTAAACATCGATACTTCCATTGCAGAAAGTCTATTGAAGATGGATTATTTACTTCATCAAAAGTTTTTACCAAGAAAGATATGGTGGAATTCCGAGGTTCCCGAAGAAGAGTTAAAAGAGGTCTATCAGTTACTCTTACGTTCTCCACATTTGCTCGGTGATACGTTTGAGTCAAGTGGTTATACTGAACGAACGATTCGAAAGCAAGTTTTCGTCACGAAGACCTCAGCTAAATTGAAAGAAGATCTCTCCATAATAAAAGATCCTGGTTATCTTATTGTCCAATACACGCCAGGTGAAAAAGCACAGCACTATCATCTGTCTGAACAGGTGCTAGAAACCGTTTATCCATAA